The following coding sequences lie in one Nycticebus coucang isolate mNycCou1 chromosome 20, mNycCou1.pri, whole genome shotgun sequence genomic window:
- the LOC128573053 gene encoding olfactory receptor 2C3: MMGRVNVSYPEVFVLLGFSDQPLLEPVLFIVVSGFYVVSILGNGVIILVSCMDVHLHTPMYFFLVNLSFLDISFTTSIVPQLLVNLWGPQKTISYGGCVVQFYISHWLGATECVLLAVMSYDRYAAICRPLHYTAIMHPQLCLSLAVTSWLGGLTTSMVGSTLTILLPLCGNNCIDHFFCEMPLIMQLACVDTSLNEMEMYLASFIFVVLPLGLILVSYSQIARAVLKIRSAEGRRKAFNTCSSHVAVVSLFYGSIIFMYLQPAKSNSHEQGKFIALFYTVVTPMLNPLIYTLRNKDVKNALRHIVLENCCRFTRKWGQAQRL, translated from the coding sequence ATGATGGGAAGAGTCAATGTAAGTTATCCAGAAGTCTTTGTGCTCCTGGGCTTCTCTGATCAACCCTTACTAGAACCTGTCCTCTTTATAGTTGTCTCAGGTTTTTATGTGGTGTCTATCTTGGGCAATGGTGTCATCATCCTGGTGTCCTGCATGGATGTGCATCTCCACACACCTATGTACTTCTTTCTTGTCAACCTCTCCTTCCTGGACATTAGCTTTACCACAAGCATTGTCCCACAACTCCTGGTCAACCTCTGGGGGCCACAGAAAACAATAAGCTATGGTGGGTGTGTGGTCCAGTTCTATATCTCCCATTGGCTGGGGGCAACTGAGTGTGTCCTGCTGGCTGTCATGTCCTATGACCGCTATGCTGCCATCTGCAGGCCACTCCACTACACTGCCATCATGCATCCACAGCTGTGCCTTAGCCTGGCAGTCACTTCATGGCTAGGGGGTCTGACCACCAGCATGGTGGGCTCCACACTCACCATTCTCCTACCACTGTGTGGGAACAATTGCATCGACCACTTCTTTTGTGAAATGCCCCTCATTATGCAACTGGCTTGCGTGGACACCAGCCTCAACGAGATGGAGATGTACCTGGCCAGCTTTATCTTTGTTGTCTTGCCTCTGGGGCTCATCCTGGTCTCCTACAGCCAGATTGCCCGGGCTGTGTTGAAGATCAGATCagcagaagggaggagaaaggcaTTCAACACCTGCTCTTCCCACGTGGCAGTTGTGTCCCTGTTTTATGGGAGCATCATCTTCATGTATCTTCAGCCAGCCAAGAGCAACTCTCACGAGCAGGGTAAGTTCATAGCTCTCTTTTACACTGTAGTCACTCCTATGCTGAATCCACTTATTTACACCCTAAGGAATAAAGATGTGAAGAATGCTCTCAGGCACATTGTATTAGAGAACTGCTGTCGCTTTACAAGGAAATGGGGACAAGCTCAGAGACTCTAG